The stretch of DNA GTAACTGCGCGATCAGACGCAGAAATACCGGTGGTAGTGTCATTGACAGCATCAACCGAGACAGCGAAACGAGTCCCTTGAAGCGCGGTATTGTGGTCCACCATCGGATGCAACTGGAGTTTTGACATGCGTTCCTCGGGCATGCAAACACAGATAAGACCGCGTCCGTGGGTGGCAAAAAAGTTCACCATTGCGGGCGTTACTTTCTCTGCCGCCATAATAAGATCGCCTTCGTTTTCGCGATCTTCATCATCGGCAACAATGATACACTTGCCGGCTTTGATATCTTCAATTGCTTCCGACACAGTGTTGAATATTCTTTTGTCAGCCATAATCACCATCCGCTCTCAAAGAGCTTATTCTTAGTTAAACCGTTGTTTTCAGAATATTGATTTATTTTTAGCAGATACTTTCCCAACATATCGAACTCAATATTGACCTCATCACCCGTCTTCCACTGTGAGACCGTTGTGGCCGTCGCCGAATGGGGGATCAAATTGACACTGAGGCGACCGGAATCAACACGATTGACGGTCAGTGAGATACCGTTGATAGCGACAGATCCTTTCTCGATCACCAGCCGGTCAAACTTTGGATCGTACTGTACTACTATCTCAAGTGACTCTCCAACTCTGACTACCTTGGCAACACTTGCTGTGCAGTCTACATGACCGGTCACGAAATGGCCGCCCACGCGCGAACCGACCTGAAGTGCTCTTTCGAGATTAAGCAACGAACCGCGTCGATAGATATGTAGAATCGACCTCTCCGCCGTTTCCTGGGAAGCTTCCACTGTGAACGAACCAGCCCCAAGCTCGGTAACCGTCAGACAGACTCCGTCACAGGCTATGGAATCACCGATGGACAGATCAGAATCGACCAAAGGCGACTTTATTGTCAGCAAACGATAGTTTCCCCGCGCAGGGAGATCCACGATCGTGCCTATATCTTCAATCAAACCCGTGAACACAACTAAGCTCTCTTCCTTGGATAGCCGATCACCACGCAGTCTTTTCCCAGTTGTTGGAATTCGTGTTTCTCTAATTGTAATGCATCTGCCATAACCTGCGTCTTCAAATCCCCGATAGCATTGATCCCCTCCCCTACTATTTTCGGGGCTATTACGATCACACACTTATCGACCAGGTTCAGTTTCAGGAATTCGGTCGCCACGTTTTGACCACCCTCAATCAACAGCGATCTCAGACCGAAGCTGCCTGCCTGTTTCACGAGGTCGGCCACGTCAAGCTGGCCGTTGGGCTTCTCGGCCAGGTTCCAGTAGATGAGGTTCTGTCCGCGTTTTGTTTTGGCAAATCGTTCGTTCGCCGCCGCCGGTCCCGCAACTACTGTCTTGTAGTCATCATTATCCAATAGCAGGTGACACCTGCGTGGGAACTTCAATGACGAGGTCAGGACAATACGATACGGATTGGCACCCTTGACGCGGCGAACAGTAAGAGATGGATTGTCAACCGCAACGGTGTTCATCCCCACCACGACACCGTCGAATTCGGCTCGAAGTTGATGGGCAAGCTTGAGTGTGGCCGGGCACGAGATCCATTGCGACGAGCCGGTCCGGGTTGCTATCCGACCATCAAGCGATTGCGCCATTTTGAGAACTACAAACGGCCGACCATGTCGATGCCAGTTGAAGTAGATTTCGTTGAGGCGGATCGCCTCAGTTCTCATGAGTCCGGTTTCGACGGTAAGACCGGCTTTCCGAAGCGCTCGAAGACCTTTACCGTTTACCTGAGGATTGGGGTCTTTAACGGCCACAACGACGCGCTTGATACCAGCCTCTATGATAGCCTTGGTGCATGGGCCAGTATGGCCGGTATGACAACATGGTTCGAGGGTGACATAGATGGTAGCCCCGCGCACCGAACGGGCGACGTTCTTCAGGGCAGCCACTTCGGCGTGATCACCCCCAACGCGGCGGTGATAGCCCTGACCAATTATGCGGCCCTTCTTGACGATGACCGCCCCAACCATAGGGTTGGGCGCAGTGTGATACCGGCCCCGTGAGGCCAATTCAAGAGCCAGCGCCATGAACTCGCGGTCTGTCCGCTCGGGCATAAAAAAATCCCCAAAGTACACTTCGGGGTAAAACACAACAGCAGATGACAGCCCTACCCATACGGGCTTTCATCAACTCTAATGCAATCTTCTCTCATCCGGACTATACCGTCGGCGTCTGAATTACACAGACTCTGCCGGAGAAACCTCCAGCTCGCGGGCTTTCACCGCCGGTCGAGGATTTTCGCCTCACCCCGAAGATCGTTTGAATCAAATATATTGGTAATTAAGAAAAAGGCAATCAGTTTCTTGGGAAAATTTGATCGCTGCTTTGAGCCTCGGCACTCAGATCACTCACCAGCGCCCGGACGTCTTTCAGATGGAATGGCTTCGACATAATCGTCCTGATCCCGCTAAGAGCTAATTCACTCTCATCAAGCTGTGTCCCCCAACCGGTTATCATGGCAATTGGCATGGCCGGAAATCGTTCGTGTACTATTCCCGCCAGTTCGAGACCAGACATGCCGGGCATACCAAGATCGGTGATCATCATGTTGAAATCTCGCTTGTCAATTTCCTCCAACGCTACATATCCGTCGGGACAACCGACCGGATTGTGCCCATCTATAGCCAACGTGTCCATTAGTACTTCACGTACATCGCTATCATCATCGACAACGAGAATTCGCAGACGTTCCGGTTTGTTCTTGGATAGCGTCGTTTCCCGCACCACTTTCCGGGGTGACTCCTCTATGCCTTCAAGGGTCACTACAAAACTCGATCCGCCTGATTCGTTAGAATGAACCGCGACGTTACCGTTGAGACGTCCCACTATACCGCGAACTATCGCCAATCCCAACCCGGCTCCACGCTCCAGAGTTGTCGTAAAGAATGGATAGAATATTTTCGTCCGTAATTGCTCCGGAATACCCGGACCTTCATCGCTAACGGTTATGGTGATAAGGTTTTCCTCGGCAGCTACAATAATATCCACCTTACTGCCGTTCGGCGAAAACTTCACAGCGTTATCAACCAGCTTGTCGATAACTGTCATTAGGTCTACCCGATCACCACTAACCACGACCTTATCAAGCAGACACCTGGCACATACCTGTATCTTCTTTCCGGCTGCAATCTCCTGCCAGGTAATCCGGCCAACCGCCATCAAATCCTTGAGCAATTGACCCAGCTCGACCGGATACAACTTCCGTTGCGTGACGCTGGTACTGAACTCCTGAAGACGTCGAACCGACTCGGCTCCAACAAGAGCCAGGTGTTCGAGTTGGTTCAGCCCTTCCAGATTGGCGCCATCTTCAGTCTTGCGCTTCATCAATTGCACGCGCCCGATGAGACCACCAAAGACGTTATTAAAGTCGTGAGCCAAACCGGAAGTCATGTCGGCCAGAGCAGCAACAGTCTCGGTATTCGCCAACCGTTGTGAAGCTTCGTCCAAAAGCTGGTTGGCTTCCCGTAGTTGTTTTACCAGGAGAGCGTTGCGCAGAACAGTTTGTACAAAGACAGCCAAAACAGACAACAACTCACGATCATTGGCGCTGAGCTCAATATTACCAGCCGCCTTCACCACCAGAACCAGGTGAATATCGGAATCCGGGCTGATCTCAAGCATCACCGCATGGCTCCAGTAGGTATCACTATCACGACCAAGATTCTGGCAACGATACTTGAGCGTATCTTCTTGAAGATCTAGTCGAATGAGAGGTTCTACTTGCTCCAGCATCAGCTTGAGATCTTCGTCAGTGGGACGGTCACAGTTGATATGTTCTTTCAGCGTGAAAGAACCGGTATCGTTGTCCCGTTGTAATGCCAGTACAATCGCGCCTGGGATAATGTCATTCACGCGTTGCAGCACCTGGTCGACAAGTTCGTCGTATGCAAGAGTTCTCAGGGGTAATTCGAACAAAGGCAACAGTCGCGATAGCCCTTGCGAGTAGTTCTCGACCTGAGCCAGATCGTCGGCGGCATTCATGGCAATCGAGGCCGACTGGCAGGCCAGATCAAGCATGTGTATAGACTCCAGCGATACTGCTGGTTGGGACTCATACCAATAGGCGGAACAGATTAGATCAAGATCTCCATCAAAGTCGTAACGGAACTGGTAATTGCATGCAAAGCTGTTGTCCCGACCGAATTGATCCGGCGGAAGAGTAGATGCAGAATCGTCCTCCTCAAGGTCAATCATGATCGATTCGTGAGGCAACAGGTCGGATCTTTTGTTAGCCCAATATGACTCCAGCGCACCAAGATTGCGTATGGAAAGATGATGTCCGTGTTGATAGGAAACCGGTATCAGTTCCCCCTGACCGCAATAGAAAACAGCTACGAAATCAGCCCCAAGGATTCGCGCCATCATTTGAGCTGCTGTATCGACCTGAGTGACGATGCCAGCAAACTTCTTACCGGCCCTCGCCTGGAAGTATTTCTGTATTAACTTGGTTGAGACATAGGTCTGCATAATGAGTCTATTTCCTGTACCAGACCACGTTCATGATTTCCATCAACCGGGTATCGGATACTTAGCCAATGATCTTCTCAGTGTCCGTCGATTCTGGCGCCACAATTCTTGAGTCGACGTTTCCCACCGGATCGCTCGGACCGACAGGAGGCGAACATATGCTTCCTCTTGGGAAGCTACCTGTCGACATACCCACTGTTTCGAACTGAAGTCTCGTAGCCTCAGTCAGGGTTGAATCAAATGCTGACCGGATAACAAGAGCCACCGCAGCAGCTACCGAGGAAACGAAAAGCACATCACAGGGTGTGTAATGGTAGCGATCACTACGCCGTCGGTCAGCCAATGAGATAACGCCACATACCTGTTGTCCCAGCGTGATCGGTACCAACAAGGCTGATTTCAGATCCGGACGGTACATCTGCCTCGTCTCGGCCTGTGACATTGTGCCCTCAGCATTCTCCTGGTTGATCACCATCAGTCGTCCATGGTCACGCACCAGACGATGATAGGGCATCAGAGACATGATCATATGTCCGTCGGCCGGAACCATGTCATCCTGGGAATGGGTTAGTGCCAACGCCCGCGATCTCAGAAATGTCCCGTTCTCCTCAAAAGTCGATATCCTCACTGAGGATGTCCGCAGTTCTCTGAGAAGTACGTTGGCAGCTTTCTGGTAGACTTGCTGCGACTCCGACTCTGAGGCGAGTTCACTTAAAATACAATTGACCAATGTGTGCCTGCGACGGAACTGCTCTTCTTCGTAGCGACCAATCTCGGCGGACAACATCCTTGCAAGAACTGGTATCATTGCTCGCAACGTATGAAGGGTACGTCCGCGAGCATGCACCGGTCCTAACAACAATACCGCCTTAGTGCAATTAGTGTCCTGCAACGGAACTACGAGTAGGTCCTTCACACCCGTGGCCTTCATGATATCACCCACAAAAGGCGGCATCTGCTCCATGTCAGTAGTAGCCATGAAAGGATGCGTCCCATCCGTCATCGTCGAAGATAGATCCTCCAGCCAAATTGGATCAAGTCCCTTCTCACTGAGCAGAGTCCCGTTTCGTCCCACCGTGTACCGACGGCTATCACGTCCCGTATAGGCCATCGTAAAAGAAAGATATTCTGCCCCTGTCACACCCCGTAGCAATCGGGCAACTCGAACCACTCGGTCATCAAAGTTACCACCACTGTCGATAATTTCCTGGAGATTTTCCGTCTCTCTGTTCTGTTGCCGGCCATACTCGACCTCAAGTTGGAGCTTCCGGCTGGTCATGGAGCGACCAAGAATGTCCATTACGAGTCTTACTACATCCTGATCTTCGATTGAGAGACCAATCTTGTCGGTCCACAGCAGGAACACGGCTACCAGCTTACCCTTGACACGCAATGGCATTACTACTCGCGGAGATTCACTTCCAGGCGGAACTTCCACAGCAATATCATCACTCTCGTCAGTACTGCTAGCTGAGGTTGAGATTGATCTCAACAGATCGACATCTTTCTCCAGACCACCCGCAGCACTTAGAAAGCTTATGGTTCCGGTTCGTTGTTGACGGACAAATATGGCCCCTTTGGAAATCCTCAGTCCCCCAACAATTAGCTCCAGAACTCTTTCCAGTATCAATGTGGTTCGGCTCTCACCCGCGACGAGCTGCTCAATCTGCTTCAATAGATCGTACCGATTATCTTTCTTATCTGACTGGGCTTGTGGAGAGCGACCACGTTCCAGCCACCCGGAGATACCACTGGCCAGAAGCACAGTAGCGGTTATCGTAGCAATCCAGGAAGTCAGCTTGAAAAACAACGGCTCGGAGAAAAACGGTACAGAAACAAAGAACCCTGCGTCGTTACCCAATCGGGCTGTCGCCACTAATGCCATTATCACCAACCCGGACGAAATGTGTCGGTACACTTCACCACTCAAAGCTAATATCATGGGTCTGAACCGCAACACCACTACAAGAGCGGAGAGAGAGATCAACCCTGCCCCTAAATTCACTGTCTGACCTTCCACGAAACCTCCTAAAGGTCCGAAACCGTTCTATTTCTTGAGTTATCGGCACTAACCGGAGAGCTATTAAGGAAGGGAGGCAATTATGAGAGAACGGCAAACATCACTTTAACGACATCTACATTAACACAACATATAATGTATTAGTTTATGTAATACGCATAATGTCGTTACCATACATATGTTATCGGCGTCTATTTAGAAAACAAAGTAAGACTTGAGGCTCGACTAAAGTTCTTGAAGTGCGTCTTGGAGAGTTTGGTCAGGACATCAACGCCATAGAGATGGACCAATTCTCGACCAACTCGATCTACTTGAGCTGAGGCTCCTTTGGGGATATCAACATGGTACTCACCGGATAATCGCTTGATTTCCCTAATAAAGGCCGCCCTCGCGAGGATTGATGCGGCTGCCACCTGAACTATTTCTTCACCGCGAAAGCGCTGGTTGACTTCTACCGACACTCCAGCCTTTCTTAAGACACTCTCGACCAATTCTGTTTTGCCAAACTGGTCCACTACAATCAGATCAGCCGTCTGTTGCTCCAGAACACCGGAAATGGCCTCGCCGTGGCCATGAGCCAATAGTTTGTTGAGGTTTCGAATATTCTTGTAGCGGGCGTTATATTGCTCGGGGTCGATCACCACCAATTGATGAGCAAAGTCCTTCCTCAGGAACTCGTCGAGATCAAGAACGCGGTTGTCAGAGAGCTTTTTTCCGTCGCGCACACCAGCCTTGACCAGCATAGGACAGGCATCATCTGGGGCAAGAAACGCGGCCACAACCAACGGGCCAAAAAAATCACCCTTACCGGACTCGTCAACACCGACTACTCGCCGCCCGGACATATTCTAATTGGCTCGTTCTATGTATTCACTCGTGCGAGTATCTATCTTAATCATATCCCCTTCTTTGATGAAGGGCGGTACTTTTACCTCAAGGCCGGTCATAACTGTGGCCGGCTTGGTAATATTCGACACAGTGTCACCCCGAGCGGCCGGTTCGGTAGTGACAACTTCCATGATAACAGACGCTGGCAGATCCACCGAGAGCGCCTGACCATCGAGGAACAGCACCTTGTAATCGGAGTTCTCCAGCAGAAACCACCGGGCATCACCAAGATTCTCCACGGGGATTTCGATTTGATCGAACGTCTCCGAATCCATAAAAGTGTAAGCTCCGCTGTTCTCGTATAGATACTGCATCTTGCGTTCTTCCACATCGGGGGCTTTGAAAGAATCGTTCGAGCCAAACACCTTTTCGACGACTGCACCGGTCTTAATGTGCTTAAGCTTAGTGCGAATATTAGCCTTGCCTCGCCCCATCTTGAAGTGCTGGTAGCTGACTACATAGTACGGCTGATCATCAACGACAATACGCAAGCCTTTACGAAAATCCGACGGTGAAAACATATGGTCCTCCTGAATAAATCAGCCGTGAATATAATACATTCACTCGATTGCCAAAGCATTTTTTATCCTCGTGCATCGGACAAGAAACTTCTGGCGGTTAGGTCACAACCTGGGCTGAAACTCCTGAATTAGTATTGTCTTGGTCTGGTGTTGGAATCATGGGTAGAATGACAGAAAACACCGTCCGCTGATTCGCCTCCGATGTGACCGTTAGTCTTCCCCCGTGCAGATCGACAATCTTGCTAGCCAGCGACAGCCCCAGGCCTGTACCAGCCGCTCTTGATGAGAAAAAGGGAGTGAATATTTTGTCCAGGTTCTCAATCGGGATGCCACAGCCGTTGTCAGAAACCTCAATGATTACATTCCCATCCGCTTCGCTGACCTCAATAAGCACCTCTCCCCCATCAGGACCATACGCCAGCGCAGCGTTTTCAATCAGGTTCCCCAGTACTTGTTTGAACAGAAGAGCATCAAGTATTACTGTCAACTGCATATCAGCTTCTATGCGGAACCGGATAGCCGTTAAATCCTGACGCACTTGAAACGAACTAACTACATCGAATACGAGATCAGCCAACACCTCAGGGAAACCGTTTATTTGCAATGGACGGGCATATTGCAGGAAACACTCGAGCAGATCCTGTGCCTCAGCAGCTTCAGCAATGAGAGCCGCGACGCTGTCCTCAACGGTGTCTTTTTGGTCAAGTCGCTTTTTTAGAAGCGTCAGGTAGCCTGATATGGCTCCCATCGAATTCCGCAGTTGATGAGCCAGACCTCCAGCCAGCTCTCCCAACGCGGCCATTCGTTCTTTTACCTCAAGTTCAGTGCGCAACTGCGTAACCTCACTCAGGTTATTTAGCAACAGTGACACTCCCAGCGGCTGGTCGTTTCCTCCACAGATAACCGATGTGGATACTCCAACTGTAAGATGACGTCCGTCCGGGCCGGTCATATCCGTTTCCTGGTAATCAGTCGCCGTCAGATCTTTCAGACTCATCGAAACCGCTGACGATATCACCGATCCGTCAGGGATTACCGTCCCATAGGCCTTTCCAATACAACCTTCGATTGTCACCCCCAGCATACTCTCGGCCGCATCATTGACAGTTACAATGTTGCCTTCAAGATCAAACGTGACAATGCCGGAGCGTATCGATTGCAGCAGGTACTTGTTGAACTGCTCAAGTGAGTCTGCCTTCTGCCTGATGATCTCATTCAGACGCAGAAGTTGCTGTTCCTGTTTCCTGAGTTCATGAATAACCCGGCGATATTCCTCGACAACTGCATCGGCGTCGTCCTCACCGGCATCAAGCGACCGACCCGCATGTTTCGCCTCAAGCTTTAGTTTGCGAAGTGGGGAGAATATGATTTTTGATAATAGCAGGTAAATTCCGATCAGGACAATTACTACTACTACTCCCATCGTAGCCACCAATCGCTGACTATCATCAAGATAGGCCAGTTCGACATCCTCCCGGGACAGGATCAATAAATTGTAGCGATTACCGGGAATAGGGCTGACAAGGAAATATTGGTCATTACTCCCTCGCGTCAAACTTTGATATTCCGATGTGAAGAGCTTCTCAGCCAGGTCGTGCATATCTGCAACAGGCAACTTCTGAGCAACAACACGGAACCACTTGAGTCTTGCTTCTCTGGTCCCGTCAGCTGGTCTGGTAGGGAAGATACAAATCCTGCTGAGTTGAAAGGTCCGTTTGAGTTGCGCTTCCTGTTCAGCGTTCAGGTGTGGCTCTGCCATACTGGGTAAGGCGCGTCCGATAACTACTGCGGCAGATTCCATGCTGGAGGTAAGCGATTCGCGTTTGGCTTCACGAGTTCGATAGATGACCAGGTTGGATAGGAAACTCAGGAACACCAGGGCGAGAATGATTGCCAGCAAGCCCAGGTGTACTTCCGATTCGTACCGTTTCATTGTGCCGCCCATATCAACCCCATCAAATCGTTGCGGTTAATGTCGTCGCGACATCACCACGGAGTAACACCAACGACCGTTACTAGATACCAATGGATGATACGATCGCCAAATATGATAGCCACCACCGCCGCCGAAGCCAGAAACGGACCAAACGGAATCATTCGCGTTTCGCGCAGTCGAGATGAAAAACACATTACCGCCAACGATACCACCAGCCCGATCGCAGCGGATCCGAAAAACACAAAGATGACTTTCTGCCACCCAAGAAACGCTCCCAGCATACCGGCCATTTTGATGTCGCCCCCGCCCATCGACTCTTTCTTGAACAACCAATCACCCAAAAGCGCCACCAGGTACAGCGACCCTCCTCCCGCCACCAACCCGATGATGGCGCTGAGAATCCCGATTCCGTCCGGCCGCATCGACACAGCCAGCCCGACAATCATACCGGGAAGAGTTATGGAATCAGGAATGATCCGGTGATCCAGGTCAATGAAAAAAATGACGACCAACGCGGAGGCCAGGACTGCCAATATCAGAAAATCTAACGACATCCCCTCTTGTCGGAAGAAATACAAATAGAGCGCTGCATTGAGCAACTCTACTATAGGATATCGCATTGAGATTGATTCCTGACAGAACGCACATTTCCCTCGCAGGCAAAGATAGCTCAGAACGGGGATATTGTGGTACCACTTGAGTTGTTGACCACAGGCGGTGCAGGCCGAACGACCAGACACGAATTTCTTGCCGAGCGGAAGGCGATAGATCAGCACATTAAGAAACGATCCTATCACCAGCCCGAACAGGCCGATCCAAATCGGTAGTAGTAGTTCCATAGCTTTAAGTATCGGAAACAGGCGGGATTATCTCAACTCACCCACAGCATTCATCACCAGGGCACAGACAGCTGGTCCGGCAGTCTCCGTGCGCAGGATACGCGTACCCAGTCTGGTGGGGGTGAATCCGGCACGTATCGCAAACTGGTATTCATCGTCTGAAAATCCGGACTCAGGACCAACGAGCAGGTACGCCCGCTGATAGTCAGAGTTTATACTCAAATTATCGAAAGATGACACGCTCGGGTCGGGATGAAAAATCAAGCTCAGGCTTCCCGGCTCGACCTGTGGGAGGAAATCCACCACCGATGTAGGCGTCGAGATATTGGGTAGATATGACCGGCGACATTGCTTTAGCGCCGCCAGGGCAACTTTCTCCCAACGCTTCAGGCGCGACGCAAGACGCTTGGGATCATCAAATCTCATCTTTGTCTTGTTGGTGACCAAAGGCACAAAGCGTCTGACTCCCAACTGTGTTCCCTTATCAATAATCTCGTCAAACTTACTCCCGACAGAAAGTCCAACCGCCAGAGTAAGATGGATCGACGGCTCCCCATAATGTCGCGTTTCAGAATGGATGCCAACCGTGACCTTTTTCGAACGTGGACCACCAGTTAGTTCACCTCGAAAAGCAGTACCAATTCCATCCACGACGATCACCGGTGTTCCCTTACTGAGGCGCAAAACCGACTGGGCGTGCCTGCCTTCTGCGGCCGATAACTCAATGATGTCCCCGGTTCGATTCTGGGGCGGCGCATAGAAAAGCGGTGGCAACAAATTAGCACTCCTTCTGTACGATAATGGTTCGCCACTCGTTGTCCGGATAGATATCGACTTCGGAAAAATCGTGTGCCTTCAGAGCAGAGGATACTTCATTGACATCCTGCTCCAACAGGCCTGACAAGACGAGCATTCCTGGTGAAGACGTCAGTGAGACCAGATCATCGAGCATTTCGAGAACAGTCACTTTGATGATGTTGGCACAGACGAAATCATATGGCTCGTCGCCTCGACATTTTTCGATGGATCCAAACAGGATGTTATTGGGAGCAGTAATCCTGTTGGCGATAACATTCTCACGGCAATTCTCTATCGCCACCACATCGTAATCAATCGCTTTAATATACGACGCCCCCATCTTGTCAGCCAGAATGGAGAGAATCCCGGAGCCACATCCCATATCGAGAAACCGTGCGTCCGGTTTGAAGTATTTCCGCAGAACGATCATACAGGATCGGGTCGTCTCATGCGTACCAGAACCAAAAGCCATCCTGGGTTCAATTATAATCTGATAGCGCGTTTGGGGTACATCGGTAATCCAGGGCGGAACAATTGTGATGTCATCGGCAACGATCACCGGCAACACCGACTTTCGGTATTCTTCTTCCCACATCCGGTGGACAATCGTCCGGCTCGTGATCTCCGGGGCGATGGGCATATTATCCCCAACCAGACCATTAACATAGGATGCCAACTGTGCTCGTTGCTGGTCAGTCTCGTCGGGGTTAACATAGAATATCACCGTCGTGACATCGCAGTCTTCCTCGTCCTCAAGGACAAGCCCATTAGATATTTCTTCGGATATAATAAAATCGCACACGGCATCTACATGGCATGGTGGCAATTCTACTCGTAGTTCGGTCAGCCTGCTCTCATCTTTGTCGTGGGGCTTAGGCAAAACCATAGTGGTCGGGGCTTGTCTCAATCAATAGGCTGCTGCTGTAAGAACTGATTCAAACTCCCAACGTCTCCCTCAATTTGGAAAAGAACGACTTACCGCCGGTTGGAGCCGTAAACGACTCCGAGGAGGACAGCTTCTCAAGCATGTTCTTGTCC from Candidatus Zixiibacteriota bacterium encodes:
- a CDS encoding prepilin peptidase, whose product is MELLLPIWIGLFGLVIGSFLNVLIYRLPLGKKFVSGRSACTACGQQLKWYHNIPVLSYLCLRGKCAFCQESISMRYPIVELLNAALYLYFFRQEGMSLDFLILAVLASALVVIFFIDLDHRIIPDSITLPGMIVGLAVSMRPDGIGILSAIIGLVAGGGSLYLVALLGDWLFKKESMGGGDIKMAGMLGAFLGWQKVIFVFFGSAAIGLVVSLAVMCFSSRLRETRMIPFGPFLASAAVVAIIFGDRIIHWYLVTVVGVTPW
- a CDS encoding 16S rRNA (uracil(1498)-N(3))-methyltransferase; its protein translation is MLPPLFYAPPQNRTGDIIELSAAEGRHAQSVLRLSKGTPVIVVDGIGTAFRGELTGGPRSKKVTVGIHSETRHYGEPSIHLTLAVGLSVGSKFDEIIDKGTQLGVRRFVPLVTNKTKMRFDDPKRLASRLKRWEKVALAALKQCRRSYLPNISTPTSVVDFLPQVEPGSLSLIFHPDPSVSSFDNLSINSDYQRAYLLVGPESGFSDDEYQFAIRAGFTPTRLGTRILRTETAGPAVCALVMNAVGELR
- a CDS encoding 50S ribosomal protein L11 methyltransferase; protein product: MVLPKPHDKDESRLTELRVELPPCHVDAVCDFIISEEISNGLVLEDEEDCDVTTVIFYVNPDETDQQRAQLASYVNGLVGDNMPIAPEITSRTIVHRMWEEEYRKSVLPVIVADDITIVPPWITDVPQTRYQIIIEPRMAFGSGTHETTRSCMIVLRKYFKPDARFLDMGCGSGILSILADKMGASYIKAIDYDVVAIENCRENVIANRITAPNNILFGSIEKCRGDEPYDFVCANIIKVTVLEMLDDLVSLTSSPGMLVLSGLLEQDVNEVSSALKAHDFSEVDIYPDNEWRTIIVQKEC